Proteins from one Ketobacter alkanivorans genomic window:
- a CDS encoding LysM peptidoglycan-binding domain-containing protein, with protein sequence MMKSFLRLAGGCLLSIAMQVSAVELKPGHPDVYPVKQGDTLWDISNAFLSNPWLWPELWHVNPQINNPHLIYPGDLIKLVYVNGKPGLTVERGPMVFKKGDTVKLSPEVRSEPLQSVIPAIPLEHIQSFLKNSRVMTEEEINASPYILAGDEDHIVMGLGDYMYARHVPGWENPHQSYGVYRKGAAYVDPESKELLGFAAIDMGLARFENSEGEVARFKVTNSNEDIRPNDRLIPTEERKVDSVFYPKSPEGEVEGQILHVFSGVRNVSQYDVVVLNRGEREGLMIGDVLAVHTKGSIVKDRITLELVKLPDERRGILMVFRTFEKVSYGLILRAEAPLQVGDVVKNPT encoded by the coding sequence ATGATGAAATCATTTCTCAGGCTGGCAGGTGGCTGTTTGCTGAGCATCGCCATGCAGGTATCGGCTGTGGAACTTAAGCCGGGCCACCCTGATGTCTACCCGGTGAAGCAGGGTGATACCCTGTGGGACATTTCCAATGCTTTTCTGAGCAACCCCTGGTTGTGGCCTGAGCTGTGGCACGTTAACCCACAGATCAATAACCCGCACCTTATTTACCCTGGCGATCTGATCAAGCTGGTGTATGTGAATGGCAAGCCGGGCCTCACCGTTGAGCGTGGCCCCATGGTGTTCAAGAAAGGTGACACCGTGAAGCTGTCTCCTGAGGTGCGCAGCGAGCCACTGCAATCGGTGATTCCTGCTATTCCCCTGGAGCATATCCAGAGTTTTCTCAAGAATAGCCGGGTCATGACTGAGGAAGAGATCAATGCCTCACCTTATATCCTGGCCGGTGATGAAGATCATATCGTGATGGGGCTGGGCGATTATATGTACGCCCGTCATGTCCCTGGCTGGGAAAACCCTCATCAGAGCTATGGTGTGTATCGTAAAGGCGCGGCTTATGTTGATCCCGAGTCCAAAGAGCTGCTGGGCTTTGCCGCCATCGATATGGGGTTGGCGCGTTTTGAAAACAGCGAAGGTGAAGTGGCCCGTTTTAAGGTTACCAACTCTAATGAAGATATCCGCCCTAACGACCGTCTGATTCCCACCGAAGAGCGTAAAGTGGATTCGGTATTTTACCCCAAGTCACCTGAAGGTGAGGTGGAAGGTCAAATTCTGCATGTGTTCAGTGGTGTGCGTAACGTAAGCCAGTACGATGTGGTGGTGTTGAACCGCGGTGAGCGAGAGGGTTTGATGATTGGTGATGTGCTGGCGGTACACACCAAGGGTTCCATTGTAAAAGACCGGATCACCCTGGAGCTGGTTAAGTTGCCGGACGAGCGGCGTGGGATATTGATGGTGTTCCGTACCTTTGAAAAGGTCAGCTACGGTTTGATTCTGCGTGCCGAGGCGCCTTTGCAAGTGGGTGATGTGGTCAAAAACCCGACCTGA
- the def gene encoding peptide deformylase: MAILDILEFPDPRLRTKAKPVTKVDNNIRKLADDMLETMYHAPGIGLAASQVNVHQRIVVIDVSEEKDQPLVLINPEFEVISGEQDFDEGCLSVPGYYETVTRAEKIRLKALNRDGEPFEMECDGILSVCVQHELDHLDGKLFVDHISKLKRERIRKKLVKEQKDKVKIR, from the coding sequence ATGGCAATACTGGATATTCTTGAATTTCCTGACCCTCGTCTGCGTACAAAGGCGAAGCCGGTCACAAAAGTAGACAACAACATACGCAAGCTGGCTGATGATATGTTGGAAACCATGTACCACGCCCCGGGCATTGGCCTGGCCGCCTCGCAGGTGAACGTGCACCAACGTATTGTGGTTATCGACGTCAGTGAAGAGAAAGATCAACCTTTGGTACTGATCAATCCTGAATTTGAGGTGATCTCCGGCGAACAGGATTTTGACGAAGGTTGTCTGTCGGTGCCCGGCTACTACGAAACCGTCACCCGCGCCGAAAAAATCCGTTTGAAAGCGCTGAACCGGGATGGCGAGCCCTTCGAAATGGAGTGCGATGGCATCCTGTCGGTGTGCGTACAGCATGAGCTGGATCACCTTGATGGCAAGCTGTTCGTGGATCACATCTCCAAGCTGAAACGGGAGCGTATCCGCAAGAAGCTGGTGAAAGAACAGAAAGACAAGGTCAAGATCCGCTAA